The following is a genomic window from Butyricimonas faecihominis.
ACAGGGTAAGGGATATTATTCCGGATTTCACTTGTAAGGAGTTGATGGGAAGTGGGGCAACGAATTGGATGTTATCAGAAAATGGAAGTGCATATCGTTACGAGCTTACCTTTGATGAAGTGTTGGTGATTGATAATGCTGTTGGGTATGGTTATGATGCTTGTTTCTTTGGATATAGTTCTTCCTATCAATATTTCATTGATTACGATAAATCTATTATCTATTCTCCGACGGGAAATAAAGCAACCTCTTCTTCCAACTATTTCGAGGATTATAATATCATCGGAATGGTGCCTTGGACGATCACGAAACTTTACACGATAGCTGTTTTGAAGGAAGATCCGTCACAAGGTCGAGTATTTCAGACAAGTGGTTCTTTATCCAAGTTAACGGAGTTGATTAAGTTTGATGGAACGGATTTGAAGTTGGATAAGAATTCAACGATCATGTTTAGTAAAACTTACAAGAATGCTTACTATGATTACGGGAATAATATTTATCGTTGGAATTGTACCGGGCAATTCCCGAAGACCCCGTTTATCACATTCCCCGATACAAAGGAGATTACGGCTGTGGCTATGGATCCGGATAAAACGCTGATTTATGTTTGCTACGTGGATAGCGAGAGAAGTGGTTTGAAGGGTGGAATTGACATTTATGATGCGAATGACGGTAAATTGATCGAGTCTTACGGGGGAATTGCCGATCGGCCGTTGAGAGTATTTTACAAGACGAAATGATGTAGGCCCAAAATTTATAAGGTCCATAAAGTAAGGCCGTTCGAAAAGTTGTTTTTCTAACTCCCTCCCCCCCTTCGGGGTACTCCCTCTATAAACAGAGGGAGAGCTGAGTTACTTGCTATCTTTAGGGCAATTCACCAGCTCCTCCTCTGTTTATAGAGGAGGTGGGCGAAGGCCGGATGAGTTAATTTTGTAACAGATAGGACTTTTCGAGCAGCTTTTTCTTTTGTGTGATGAATTATTATCTTTTTTGAGATGGAAAGAACAAATTAACATGTTCTATTTTGTTGTTTCTACTATTTTCGGTACATTTGAAAAGAATATCTTTAAGGTGTGGAATATGATGTTTTTTTATAAATCTGATGGTGATGTTGGTAGAGTCTTCCGTATATGAGCGTTTTGTGAAAGGGGATGAGAAAGCCTTGGAATTGTTGTATGATCAATATTTTGCAACATTGGGAGTTTACGCAGGACGTTTCTTGCGGGAAGAGAATGTTTGCGTGGACATCGTGCATGAGAGTTTTATCAAGACGTGGGAGAAAAGGAAACAGTTTACCTCGTTCCAGATGATTATCAGTTTTTTGTATGCTTGCGTGAGAAATGCTTGTCTGAACGAGTTGCGGCATCTGGACATAAAGAATAAAGTTCTGTTGCAACAGGTATCCAGTCTCGATATTGAAGGGGAAATCATAGAACATGAGGTGAAACGGATTATTTGGACTGAAATTGCCCGATTGGCGGGTGATTATAAAGAGATCATGGCGATGAGTTTGGAAGGGTATTCTACCAAGGAGATTTCGGAAGAGTTGAATCTTTCCGAACAGACGATTAAAAATAAAAAGGGAGAGGCGTTAAAACAACTTCGCAAAAATATGGGACCGTACCAGTGGTGTCTCCGGCTTTTCTTTTAAGGAATAGTTTGCTTGTAATATTCTATATCATTGATTTATAATTCATATATTTGTCTTATTTTCGGGACAAAAAGAGAATCTTCGTGTCGTTTTTGTTTGTGAAATTGAAACTTGGTATCTCTTTTTTCCCTAATCTTGCAACTCGCCAAAATCGATACTTGCTTGATTGAAATTTTTTATTTATTTTATTACTTTTGTTCCCCTTGTTTTGAAATAGTTGTAGAAAACAGGGATAGAAGGTAAATTATGCGATTGAACGTGAATGATAAAGTTGAGGGTTCGCGTCAGGTAGCAATGATGGTGTGATGATGTATTTTACGGGTTTATACCGCATGGTGCGATGAATGATGTTAGGTGCGAATGGATATGTTTAGACAATAAAGTGATAGAAACATATCTTGCACGTATGGTATTAAAAGATCAAATTAAATGAGAGTAGACTTGGTATTGAAGTTTGACGGCAACTTATGTGGTGTTGTGAAATGGATTCTGTTGTTCTGCTGCATATGTTTTCCGGAAATCCCCGTGGCGGGTGAATCGCGTTCTGCCTTGATCGTGATCACGGGAGAGGTGAAGGATGCAGATGGCGAACCACTTCCGGGCGTGACGGTTGTCCTGAAAGGGACTTCTTTGGGATGTGCCACGGGTACGGACGGGAAGTTCCGATTGGAAATTCCGGAACAAAAGGAGATGGTGTTACTTTTCCGGTTTGTCGGGATGAAGAATCAAGAAGTCACGGTTACCAGTACCCGGCATATCCGGGTGACGATGGTGAAGGATATGAAAGAATTGGATGATGTGATCGTGACCGGGTATTACACGCAGGCGAAGAATGCTTTTACCGGGGAGATTACCCGGATCAAGGGAGAGGATTTGTTGCGGGTATCCCCGACGAACCTGTTACAGGCATTGGCAATCTTGACACCGGGATTGAGGATTGTAGAGAATAACGAGGCGGGGTCTGATCCGAACGTCGTGCCTGAGATTCTGATTCGTGGGGCGAGTTCAATCATGACAAAAGGACAGGAAGGGGTAAATGCCCCCTTGATTATGCTGGACGGGGTGGAGATTTCCGTGGAGGATTTGTATGATCTGGATATTTACGATATAGAACAGGTACTGGTGTTGAAGGATGCATCCGCGGCGGTACTTTACGGGGAGAAAGCTGCCAATGGGGTGATATTGGTGGAACGGGTGCGGGGAAAGTCGGATAAGCCGAGATTCAGTTATAATTTCACGCCGATGTTCAGTTTTCCCGATTTGACCTCTCTTCGCCTGTGTGATGCGGAGGAAAAGTTGGAACTGGAGCGTTTGGCGGGATTGTATGACCGGGTAGATGGTAGTCTTGACCCGGCTTATGATTATAAGCTGGAGAACATCCGCCGGGGTGTCAACACGGATTGGACGACGAAACCTTTGCGGAATGCTTTCACGCATAGTCATTCTGCCACGATGACAGGGCGGGGTGGCGGAATCGAGTATAAGGTAACGGGACGGTTCTCCGATACATACGGCGTGATGAAAGGTGATTATCGCCGGAATTACGGGGTGAATGTTTCTTTGTCGTACCGGTTTGCCCGGGATGTGGTGGCCACTTACCAGTTGGCTTATACCATGACCGAGGGAAAGAATAGTCCTTACGGGAGTTTTGCGCAGTACACGAGGTTGAACCCGTACAACCCGGTATATGACGGGGACGGGGAGTATATACGGAATTATTATTTCGATCCGGTAAACCGGACAATGGAACGGCAAGTCAATCCACTGTATAATGCCACGCTGGCAAGCTTTTCGAAAAGTCAGAATAAAGCGGTCACGAATTATTTGTCGTTACGCTGGGATATGAACGAGACCCTGTTTATCACGGGAAACGTGAGTGTGCGACAGGGGGACACGTGGAATAAGGTGTATGTTTCCCCGGAGGATGCGAGTTTCACCTTGCAGGAGATTCCTCAAAACAAGAAAGGGACTTACACGGCATATTCAACCGAGACGACGGATTGGGCGGGGAAGTTGGTACTTAATTATCGTTTACCGCTGAATGATGCTGGGACTACGGTTCTTTCCTTGAGCGCGGGTACGGACATCGGGAAGGACAAGTCTTCTTCGATGCAGGTGAAGGCGGAAGGGTTTATGAAGGACAAGATGACGGATATTAAATTTGCCTCGCAGTACGCGACTACGCGTCCCGTGGGTGGCGAGAAGGAATCGGCAGAGGTGGGGTTCTTCGTGAACGGTAGTCTTGATTTGCTGGGACGATATTTTGTCAATGCCTCTTACAAGACAGCGGGTTCGTCGAAGTTTGGCAGTAAACATCGTTTTGCCCCGGTATGGTCGGCGGGAATCGGTTGGAATCTGCATAAAGAAGGATTCATGAATTTCGATTGGTTGAACGTTTTGCGTCTTCGGTTTAGCGTCGGTTCGACGGCTAACGTGACTTTCACGCCTTATCAGGCTTTGACCACTTATCTTTATGATTCCGACTTAATTCATTATGGCGGGATGGGTGCGGTTCCGATCACGATGGGGAATCCCGATATGAAATGGCAGGTTACCCGAAAGTATAATTGGGGATTGACGGCTACTTTCTGGAAAGAACGGGTGAACGTGGAGGCCAGTTACTACGTGAACAAAACGAAGGATGCCTTGATGCCTTTGACCTTACCGTCTTCTGTCGGTGTTTCTTCAGTGTTGGTGAATATGGGGAAGTTACAGAATTCGGGCTACGAGTTTTCCATTTCTGCACAAGTGGTCAAGCGAAATAACCTGCTTTGGATGGTGATGGTAAACGGATCGCACGTGTTTGATAAACTGACGAGTATCTCGGATGCGTTGAAGGCGGAGAATATGGCGGCTTATTATGGCGTGAAACCTCAGCCGATGTTCGTGGAAGGGGGATCTCAGTTCGGTATATATGCCATGCGTTCTGCGGGAATTGATCCGGCTTCCGGGCAGGAGGTGTATATCAAGAAGAATGGGAATTACACGTTTACTTACGATAAGAACGAGCGAGTGGAGGTTGGAAACACGAATCCCATGCTGGAGGGGAGTCTTTTCACGAGCTTGTCGTACCGGGGATTCACGTTGAATGTCACCGCGGCGTACAAGTTTGGCGGTGATATTTACAACACAACTTTGGCGAATAAAGTGGAGTATATTGATCCCTACGGGAATGTGGATCGTCGGGCTTTCACCAAACGGTGGAAGAAACCGGGCGACTTAGTGCGTTTCCTCGGGATTCCGGAGAACGTGAGTGATGAGAATAGGTATTCCGAG
Proteins encoded in this region:
- a CDS encoding sigma-70 family RNA polymerase sigma factor, whose protein sequence is MLVESSVYERFVKGDEKALELLYDQYFATLGVYAGRFLREENVCVDIVHESFIKTWEKRKQFTSFQMIISFLYACVRNACLNELRHLDIKNKVLLQQVSSLDIEGEIIEHEVKRIIWTEIARLAGDYKEIMAMSLEGYSTKEISEELNLSEQTIKNKKGEALKQLRKNMGPYQWCLRLFF
- a CDS encoding SusC/RagA family TonB-linked outer membrane protein, which encodes MRVDLVLKFDGNLCGVVKWILLFCCICFPEIPVAGESRSALIVITGEVKDADGEPLPGVTVVLKGTSLGCATGTDGKFRLEIPEQKEMVLLFRFVGMKNQEVTVTSTRHIRVTMVKDMKELDDVIVTGYYTQAKNAFTGEITRIKGEDLLRVSPTNLLQALAILTPGLRIVENNEAGSDPNVVPEILIRGASSIMTKGQEGVNAPLIMLDGVEISVEDLYDLDIYDIEQVLVLKDASAAVLYGEKAANGVILVERVRGKSDKPRFSYNFTPMFSFPDLTSLRLCDAEEKLELERLAGLYDRVDGSLDPAYDYKLENIRRGVNTDWTTKPLRNAFTHSHSATMTGRGGGIEYKVTGRFSDTYGVMKGDYRRNYGVNVSLSYRFARDVVATYQLAYTMTEGKNSPYGSFAQYTRLNPYNPVYDGDGEYIRNYYFDPVNRTMERQVNPLYNATLASFSKSQNKAVTNYLSLRWDMNETLFITGNVSVRQGDTWNKVYVSPEDASFTLQEIPQNKKGTYTAYSTETTDWAGKLVLNYRLPLNDAGTTVLSLSAGTDIGKDKSSSMQVKAEGFMKDKMTDIKFASQYATTRPVGGEKESAEVGFFVNGSLDLLGRYFVNASYKTAGSSKFGSKHRFAPVWSAGIGWNLHKEGFMNFDWLNVLRLRFSVGSTANVTFTPYQALTTYLYDSDLIHYGGMGAVPITMGNPDMKWQVTRKYNWGLTATFWKERVNVEASYYVNKTKDALMPLTLPSSVGVSSVLVNMGKLQNSGYEFSISAQVVKRNNLLWMVMVNGSHVFDKLTSISDALKAENMAAYYGVKPQPMFVEGGSQFGIYAMRSAGIDPASGQEVYIKKNGNYTFTYDKNERVEVGNTNPMLEGSLFTSLSYRGFTLNVTAAYKFGGDIYNTTLANKVEYIDPYGNVDRRAFTKRWKKPGDLVRFLGIPENVSDENRYSERFVERDNTFAITSIMLNYEFKPGYLRKIGIKRLNLGIGVADIARFSSVKQERGTEYPFQRSFHITFRPTF